One window of Candidatus Regiella endosymbiont of Tuberolachnus salignus genomic DNA carries:
- a CDS encoding excisionase translates to MEVSLKQWNENQPRPRCMEQVRRWVRSGVIQPPPRLDGREYLVKADAVKIDLTTPASYARKRLMEKLYHGT, encoded by the coding sequence ATGGAAGTCAGCCTTAAGCAATGGAATGAAAACCAACCCCGCCCGCGTTGCATGGAACAAGTACGCCGATGGGTACGCTCTGGTGTCATACAACCACCCCCTCGGCTCGATGGCCGAGAATACCTCGTCAAGGCTGATGCCGTGAAAATCGACCTAACAACCCCCGCAAGTTACGCCAGAAAGCGCTTAATGGAGAAACTGTATCATGGCACGTAA